tttatatttagtaagttcaCAGTTCAAACATTCTATGTGTCAAGtttaaaccacaagattcaaagtaTTTTTTGCTACTTTAtctatctttaatttaagaccacaaaatttaattttttttctttatttcttaaattctaTATCAAATCAAACGAATACACTTATatcgggacggagggagtattataaaaTAGTTTGAACTTGATGCCGACGTTAAAACCACTGAAACCGTGGTCCTGGACATCTTGATTCTTGACCGCTTCTCTAAGTTACGGAACAAACACTGAAACCGTGGAACGTGCTCTAAATTATATCACGTGTCCAATTCTCATCACTGGTAATCTACTACTACTACATCACAGCTGGACCAGCTATTAATCAGAAACACTGTTTGGACACCGGCACTTCCCTTTTTTCCTTTCCGAAAATAGAACTTACATATTCATAAATCACCgatttaatttatgtgaactcatttgaccgAACACGAAATTTAAACAAGAAAAGAATAATCATTAATTACTCCTTGAATGCCAAATTTCTATCTTATAATAAACGTTGATCATCAAGGACCTTCGAAAAAACCACAAGCATGCTTCGAGCTATATATTCATATAGCTCGTTAATTTAAATATTACATTTGCAAAAAAATATAACAAGCAGCAAATGCTAATTAATCAGCATAATAGTAGTAATATTTTTATTTCACCCGCTCGCTACCACGGTGATAGATTCTCACATTGAAACCACCAACCATGTGTGCAGTTAAAAGAGGCACAAAAACCGGCTTATCTACATTAACCGGTTTAATCTCGAACCGCCTAAGAACCGAAGCCAACACATACTTCATCTGCGTGAAAGCCATTTCTTTCCCCAAACACACCCTTGGACCTGCTTGAAACACTGGAAACTTGTACGGACAAACACTTTTCAACACTCCATTTTCATCGAACCAGCGGTCCGGTTTAAATTCAAGCCGGTCTTTTCCCCATATCTCCTCCATTCTACCCATTCCGTACTGAAAATAAGTAACTCTATTGCCTTTTTGAACCCTTGTTCCGTCAGGCAAAATGTCATCTTTAGCCGCGTGCTTAGAGTCCCAAGCTACTGGTGGATAAAGCCTCATTGATTCATTCAAGCACGCTTGTAAATACTTCATCTCTTTTAAGTGGTCGAATTCGAGGGCCTTATCGCCGTTGTTGATAGACGTTATTTCATTGATCATTTCGTTTTTGACGTTGTGGTGATTGGTAGTGAGCCATAAAAGCCACGTCAATGCGGAAGAAGTAGTATCTCTTCCCGCCATGAGAAAGCTTATGACCATATCTCTCACCACTTCATCTTCGTGTCCTGCAATTAATAATCTGGAAAGAAGATCCGTGTTTTTATGATCTCCAGTTTCATTAATGatcttttgtttctttttctctaTGATCTCGTTGATGCAACAGTGAACTTTCTTTACATTTTCGCTCAACTTCTTCTCGGATCCTATATTGAGCGCTCTCTTGCTTTTCCAAATCGCGTATATAGGGGCCATCCCGCGCATTGCACACGCTTGAGAAGCGGTGTCGAACGCTTCTACGAGAGTTGGAACGTTGGAGAGATCATCCAAGCAATGTGGGTCTGTACCGGCTGACACCTTGCAAATAGTGTCGAAGGCAAAACGCCTAAGCACGTCTTGCATGTCCAACACTTTGCCAGATTTTGCAGCCTGGTTTAGTAAAGGAATGAGCCTGGTTTCAACAACTTCTTCTAGAGTTTTCACCACAAATTCCCTCAATGACTTTGTGCTGAACTCGTGGCTAGCTAATTTTCTCTGAACGCTCCATAGGTCTCCGTCCACGTTGAAGATACCACGCCCAAGAAAATCGCCTAGAAGCTCTGTAAAGGGTTGCCCCTTTGGATAATTAATAAAGTTTGTTTTGAGAATGTGCTCAACGTTATTTGGATTGGCTGTGATTATGGTTCGAGGGGCACCGAAGCGTTGAACTAGAATGGTTTGTGTAGGCGATTCTGACAAGAGTTCAGTATACCAATCTAATAGTCGATGGCGATTTTTGTAGAAGGCAATAAGACAGCCAAGGATGGGGTAAGAGGAAGGGCCATAGATGGGAGTGAATTTTCGGAACTTGGGATGAAGTTTTACGGAGAAGGACAAAAATGAGAAGGAAAGAAACCCTAAAATGAAGAAAAGAAAGAGCGAAAAAAACATCTTTTTTTAGCAAAGTGAATGTTAAGGCTTTAGAGGAAGATAACTGAAAGAGTGAATGAGGTTTGAATGATTTTGAGGGATAATTGTGGCTCTATATTTATATATGTGGAATGAAAATGACACGAGGGGGTGGACATTTGCCACACTTTATTAAGTATGCAACTTCATCACGTGATTGTTATGCGGAAAGTGTAACTTGGATAAGTAGGCTACGGCGGAGAACTTTTGACAACTGTAGCGCCGGGAAAATGTCTTCCGGTTGACAGATACACGGGAACTTTTGCTTTTTTGAGATTTTGTCTTTTAATCGTCGACAAATCTCAATTAACTCTATATGTATCTTTTA
The nucleotide sequence above comes from Lycium barbarum isolate Lr01 chromosome 3, ASM1917538v2, whole genome shotgun sequence. Encoded proteins:
- the LOC132632516 gene encoding cytochrome P450 94B3-like; the protein is MFFSLFLFFILGFLSFSFLSFSVKLHPKFRKFTPIYGPSSYPILGCLIAFYKNRHRLLDWYTELLSESPTQTILVQRFGAPRTIITANPNNVEHILKTNFINYPKGQPFTELLGDFLGRGIFNVDGDLWSVQRKLASHEFSTKSLREFVVKTLEEVVETRLIPLLNQAAKSGKVLDMQDVLRRFAFDTICKVSAGTDPHCLDDLSNVPTLVEAFDTASQACAMRGMAPIYAIWKSKRALNIGSEKKLSENVKKVHCCINEIIEKKKQKIINETGDHKNTDLLSRLLIAGHEDEVVRDMVISFLMAGRDTTSSALTWLLWLTTNHHNVKNEMINEITSINNGDKALEFDHLKEMKYLQACLNESMRLYPPVAWDSKHAAKDDILPDGTRVQKGNRVTYFQYGMGRMEEIWGKDRLEFKPDRWFDENGVLKSVCPYKFPVFQAGPRVCLGKEMAFTQMKYVLASVLRRFEIKPVNVDKPVFVPLLTAHMVGGFNVRIYHRGSERVK